A region of the Struthio camelus isolate bStrCam1 chromosome 4, bStrCam1.hap1, whole genome shotgun sequence genome:
TGCGCCTCCAGCCTGTTACTGAGGAGAGCAGAGCGTTGTTTCAGGGCTGCGCAGGAGGCTGCGAGTTACACTTCTCTGCCCTCGCCGGCGGGATCGCGGCTCGGGACCCGGAACAAGCCCGAGCCcaggcaaggaaacccacccggGGGGCTGGCGGGCCCTAAAGGCTCCGCGCTTCCCGCGGCGGCTCCGCATCTCGTCCCGGGCAGCCGCGGGAGCGGATCCGGCCACTCCTCGAGAGCCGCCGGCagcggcccgcgcccgccgcccgcgccctgctccgccgccccgggcgcGGCGCAGCTGGGCCGTGGCCGGGCAGGGAtgcccgcggccggggcgcgaCGGGGCATCCAGGACGTGCATCCCGGAGGCCGtccggcccgccgccgcggcccggtcTGCCGTGCGCGGAcgtgccgcgccgccccggcgcttcccccccccccccccccgccctgtccCGTCGCGTCCCAGCGCACTGaccagctctttcttcctcttctcctccttcacgTCTGTTTTCTTGATCTCTGCCTTGAAGGCCTCCGCCTCCCCGTTCTGGTCGTCTTTCGCTAGCAGGTCCATGAGGTAGGCGATGTAGCTCGTGGCCAGGCGGAGGGTTTTGATCTTGGAGAGCTTGGTGTCGGCGGGCACGTTGGGGATGCACTCCCGCAGCTCCGCGAAGGCGCTGTTGATGCTCTGAGTCCTGCGCCGCTCCTTGCGGTTCGCCGTGCCCCTGCGCTTCACCGGCCGGGGCCCCCCGAGCCCGGGCGGGCCGTTCCCGGGCGGCACCCCCCCGTAATGGGAGTGGTCCATGCCCGGCGCCCCGTTGGCGTACTCGGGGCTGTAGGACAGAGCCATGCTGTAGTCGGGGGGGGACATCTCCGGGTGGCTGCTGATGAGCCAGCCGTGGAAGTAGGGGTTCTCCTCGTGGCCGcagcgggtggcggcggcggcagcggcggcggcggcggcggcgaaggggtaGCCCTCATGGTGCACCACCGGGTGGTGGGGGAAGCCGCCCACTAAACTCATCCCTAGCGCACCCCACCCCGCCCCCTGGGGCCCCAAAACAAAGGCTTCCCcttcccgcccgcccccgccgcacCGGCGGGAGACGCTCCCGGCCGCTCACCCCTCAGCactgccccgccgcccgccgcctctccATAGGGCGCTGCTGCAGAGTCCCCGCGGGTGCCCGAGCGATCCCCCCTccccaggcgccgccgccgccgctcatgCGTtgtgcctccacctcctcctcctcctcgcccgggGCTGGGTCTTCGAGGAAgcgcgcaaaaaaaaaaaaaaaaaaaaaagagctatggAGAAAAGTCGACCAAACAAAATGGCTTGGCTTCCCAGCCCGGGATCTTCCTCGCCTCTTGCTTCCCTCCGCTCTCGCCAAgtccgccgcggcccggccgggtgGTACTTACACGCGGCCCCCCTCCATCCGCCCCCGGCTCACGGGTGCTCGGACCGGGCTGgtgggcaggcggcgggcgggcggcggcggcgctcccctcagccctgcgcggcggcggcgcccgtcAGTGCCCGGCGGGCGCATGCAtccctgcccgccgcgccgcgggggacCGAGCCCCGGTTCTCCTCTGGGGCATCAGCGCCgctgggccgggcggcgggcggcggcggcggggcgggcgggcgggcggcggcggggcggcggctgccgcggctgggctcggcgcggcgcggggcactGGCAGGGCTCCCCGGCACGATCTCCATGTACAGCTACATGTTTAGGGCCGCTCGGGTTAATATATGTCGTCAGAGGCGGTGCCGGCCAAtagccggcggccggggcggagccggcggcccTCCGCAATAAAACTTTTTGATGTTCGCCCTGCTAATTGCCCAGCTCCTCTTTTAGGATTGGCTGCCCCCTCCGTATCCATAATGTAATTAAAACAAGGGGGGAAAAATTATCATGGAGGCAGAGGTTAATGCAAGTGTTTAGCAGATGCCTTACTGtaaaatcttcattaaaaaaaaaggccaacaaaCTCATTAAAACTTAAATATCGGAAAATCTCAAGCCAGGTACGGTATGGCTGCAAGGATTGTGATGGCAAAAGTCTATGTAACAGCTTGATAAGCTCCGCGAGCGCTTTTACAAAGCGCTTTGTGCCGATCCGGTCGaggaacaaataaaaacaacttcaGAGGGCACTTTATCGATTGACCGGTTGTGATAGGCATGCCCCAGAACCACTCTGGCTTATGCTTTTATTGCTGGTTAATGTACACAAAGAGATCACTAGTACCAAGTTTCCGTGAGGAGGGAGACGAAGTTATTCTGCATTGTCACTGAGCCTACATTTCAAGTTTAAAAAGGCTGGCTCTGGCTTTACCGCCGCTGACTTACCAAATGAGCAGAGATCGCAGGGTTTGGCCAGGGGcgttattttctttcaaaatgaattgctttgaaataataacaataaaaccAACTCTAAATGATTCTCTTCCAGCTTGCTGACTGCATGTACGCATCTCGACAAGTACTCATCCGAACCAGTAAAGTTCCTGAAATCAGTTTCATGCTTGTTTAACTAGACTGATTGGTAAGTAACCGAATATTTTTTACGGCATGTTCAGAGCTTATTTTCTAGCTTTTATtgacaaatatataaatatttctctgcattcctaattctgcaataaaaaaaaagaccagcATCTGTGGAAAGCAAGTTTAGTTATCGAAAGGGAATAGTTAAATGTTTGTTTAACAGTTAGGCCAGGAGGAAATCTCCCGTAGATATTTAGGTGTTTTGGTCTGGTAATCTTGAAGAcattacaacaggaaaaaatgaatctCAAGCTGTAATTCACGGATAACTTGGAGGCGAGGCGAATTGTTGTCATCTTCAAATGGAGCCGAGTATCACTAAATAGCTGTGAAATATCAAATACCCATCCTATGTGTGTTGGCTGACGGCTAGGCTGATTCGGCGTATATTACAATGCAATCCTACAATATAGGCAGTGTGGAAAACTGTGTCAACAGGAGCTGAGAGGTCAtaaattaaagaaagagaaagatagaGATGGAGGAGTCTGCAAAGGAGGCAGCAAGAACCGCAAGTCCCGTCCTTGCAAGAGCTCAGTGCGCTCTCCGGATCCACTGCAGAGCCGGTGGGGATGCCTCTGGGGGAAGGACTGGGCAAAAAGACAGCCAAAAGGCTCCTCTGTGAGGGAGCAAATCCACGCCTGGGGACAGAGACGAGCCGAATTGGAGAGGTCCGGCGCGGAGCAGGGCTGCACCCCGCGCGCTCGCCACCGCGGGCGCCTCGCCAGCAGCGCGGAGCTTgcgcggctcccggggcggcgccgcgcagTCCCCTGCGGGAGCCGCTATCGCTGCAGATGCGGGCGCAGCAAAGGAGCAGCCTGCCGGGAACAAATTTTCGCTTCGGCGTGGAAATACCGAAGCCAAAGCTGGGCGCCGACCCCGCACCTCGGCCGGGCGCGGACGGCAGAGTCGAACCCACCGAGGGGTGGAGAGGGAGATTTGTGTGCGCAGAGAGGAGCAATGCAGGCATACATACGTACGCACGTACGTACTTATGTGTAGGATATATGCTATATAGTGTAAATATGCTAtatacactgtgtgtgtgtgtgtgtgtgtgtgtgtgtctgggtgtAAAACAgggtatgaaaatgaaaaaatagtcCAGACGTAGAACTCATTTATGTACGCCTCTATATATACACGCTTGTACTAAAATGACTGTTATTtgtctatctttctttttttcttttgatttttctttcggtgtatgtgtgtttgttaTAGTGAGGAAATAATGTATCTCCAGTGAggatttt
Encoded here:
- the HAND2 gene encoding heart- and neural crest derivatives-expressed protein 2, with amino-acid sequence MSLVGGFPHHPVVHHEGYPFAAAAAAAAAAATRCGHEENPYFHGWLISSHPEMSPPDYSMALSYSPEYANGAPGMDHSHYGGVPPGNGPPGLGGPRPVKRRGTANRKERRRTQSINSAFAELRECIPNVPADTKLSKIKTLRLATSYIAYLMDLLAKDDQNGEAEAFKAEIKKTDVKEEKRKKELNEILKSTVSSNDKKTKGRTGWPQHVWALELKQ